In one Silene latifolia isolate original U9 population chromosome 10, ASM4854445v1, whole genome shotgun sequence genomic region, the following are encoded:
- the LOC141606527 gene encoding 1-aminocyclopropane-1-carboxylate oxidase homolog 1-like translates to MDNQTSYDRTKDLKTFDDRKTGVKGLLDEGTKEVPSIFVRPLEDRSKDLSNNPENISIPIIDLTHVNEDSTSKAEIVKEILLASETWGFFQVVNHGIPIEVLNNMIEGARMFHEQDDEVKKQFYSRDMSKVVTYNTNHDFYKSNAVNWRDSLYIIALFTGSFDPQDLPSVCREAILEYLKHIVKLGDFILELISLALGLEQDYLSKIRSSQAWSYACHYYPACPEPELTLGTSKHTDSSFITLLLQDHIGGLQVLHDNQWVNVTPCPDAIIVNIGDLLQMISNDKLKSVSHRVIAQTIGPRVSIPLFLKGLFSSPEKYGPITELLSEENQPIYKNFTLEEFYTYFFSRPVDQSGLDYFKL, encoded by the exons ATGGATAACCAAACTAGCTATGATCGAACCAAGGATCTCAAAACTTTCGATGATCGAAAAACCGGAGTTAAAGGGCTACTAGATGAAGGAACAAAGGAAGTTCCAAGCATCTTTGTTCGACCCCTTGAAGATCGTTCTAAGGATTTAAGTAATAATCCCGAAAATATATCAATTCCAATCATAGACCTTACTCATGTCAACGAAGACAGTACTTCAAAAGCTGAAATCGTAAAGGAGATACTCTTGGCATCGGAAACATGGGGATTTTTCCAAGTAGTGAATCATGGGATTCCTATAGAAGTTTTGAATAATATGATTGAAGGTGCGAGGATGTTTCATGAACAAGACGACGAGGTTAAGAAACAGTTTTATAGTCGCGATATGTCTAAGGTTGTCACGTATAATACGAACCATGATTTCTATAAATCGAATGCTGTGAATTGGAGGGATTCTTTGTATATCATTGCTTTGTTTACTGGATCGTTTGATCCTCAGGATTTGCCTTCCGTTTGCAG GGAAGCGATATTGGAATACCTCAAGCATATCGTAAAACTAGGAGACTTCATACTAGAGTTAATATCACTAGCTCTCGGACTAGAACAAGACTATCTTTCGAAAATACGAAGTAGCCAAGCATGGAGCTATGCATGCCATTATTACCCGGCATGTCCTGAGCCGGAGTTAACCTTAGGAACAAGCAAACACACCGATTCCTCATTCATCACCCTACTTCTTCAAGATCACATTGGTGGCCTCCAAGTTCTTCATGATAATCAATGGGTTAATGTCACGCCTTGTCCTGATGCCATAATTGTTAACATCGGTGACTTACTCCAG ATGATCTCGAATGACAAGCTTAAAAGTGTGAGCCACAGAGTGATAGCCCAAACTATTGGGCCAAGGGTGTCCATTCCGTTATTTCTCAAAGGCTTGTTCTCATCTCCAGAAAAATACGGGCCGATTACCGAACTACTATCCGAAGAAAATCAGCCCATTTACAAGAACTTTACCCTTGAAGAGTTCTACACATATTTCTTCTCTAGGCCTGTTGATCAATCTGGCCTTGATTATTTCAAGCTCTAA
- the LOC141606528 gene encoding 1-aminocyclopropane-1-carboxylate oxidase homolog 1-like, which translates to METIHHEEHINNLPSNYDRQKELKAFDETKLGVKGLADSGSKTLPKIFIRPENELAQEHEIPCVNLQVPVISLQGIENKDVCNEIVKQVLHASEKWGFFQVVDHGIPFEVLEKMLQGIKLFHEQDEDAKKVLYSRDMMKPVAYGSNYDLYLSKAANWRDTLTIVNNTCPGFLDANEIPEICRDVMVDYINQVMKLGETLLELLSMGLGLEPSYLKEQMKCNQGWSMVNHYYPPCPAPELTLGTGKHSDPSFLTILLQDHIGGLQVLYENQWVNVEPINGAVVVNIGDNLQIISNDKLKSVFHRVTANVVGPRISSALFITGSQSSTKLYGPIKELVSQDRPPIYKEFTLGDFHNHFFNRPLNAPRFEHIKAEI; encoded by the exons ATGGAAACAATTCACCATGAAGAACACATTAATAATTTACCCTCAAATTATGACAGACAAAAGGAACTCAAGGCCTTCGATGAAACAAAGTTGGGTGTTAAAGGATTGGCCGACTCGGGTTCAAAAACCCTTCCAAAGATTTTCATTAGACCGGAAAATGAGCTCGCTCAAGAACACGAAATCCCTTGTGTTAATCTCCAAGTTCCAGTAATAAGTTTACAAGGTATCGAAAACAAAGATGTTTGTAACGAGATTGTTAAACAAGTTTTACATGCATCGGAAAAATGGGGATTTTTTCAAGTAGTTGATCATGGAATTCCATTTGAAGTTCTTGAGAAAATGTTGCAAGGGATTAAATTGTTTCATGAGCAAGATGAAGATGCTAAGAAAGTGTTGTATTCTCGTGATATGATGAAACCGGTTGCATATGGGAGTAACTATGATCTTTACCTTTCGAAGGCTGCTAATTGGAGGGATACTTTGACGATTGTTAACAATACTTGTCCTGGTTTTCTCGACGCCAATGAAATACCCGAAATTTGCAG GATGTGATGGTGGACTACATAAACCAAGTAATGAAACTAGGTGAAACTTTACTAGAGTTGCTATCTATGGGACTTGGACTCGAACCAAGTTATCTAAAAGAACAAATGAAATGTAACCAAGGATGGTCCATGGTGAACCACTACTACCCTCCATGCCCGGCTCCCGAACTAACATTGGGAACAGGCAAACATTCCGACCCTTCGTTTCTCACCATTCTTCTGCAAGACCACATTGGTGGTCTTCAAGTTCTGTATGAGAATCAATGGGTTAATGTTGAACCGATTAATGGCGCCGTTGTTGTCAACATTGGAGACAATCTACAG ATAATATCGAATGATAAGCTCAAGAGTGTTTTCCATAGAGTGACTGCAAATGTTGTTGGACCGAGGATTTCATCAGCATTATTCATCACCGGTTCTCAATCATCTACAAAGTTATATGGCCCGATTAAAGAGTTGGTGTCTCAAGATCGCCCACCTATCTATAAAGAGTTCACTCTTGGCGACTTTCACAACCACTTCTTCAACCGCCCTCTCAATGCACCTAGATTCGAGCACATTAAGGCTGAGATCTAA